The genome window CGATCAAATCTTTCGCTCCCCAGGAAAATACCGGTTCATCGTATATCTTGTTGATGATTATATCTGCCATGAGCCGGCTGTGCCTGCCGTTTCCATTCGGAAAACAATGTATAGAAACCAGGCGATGTTTGAATCTGACCGCTGTTTCATCGGGAGTGAATGTCTTATGCTCATACCAGAATTTGACATCATCAAGCAGTTTGCGCATTTCCGTTGCAATCTGCCACTTATCCACCCCGATGTTTTTATTTGTTTCACGGTATGATCCGGCCCAATTCCAAACTTCTCCATACATCCTCCTGTGCAGTTCCCGGGTGAATGCCTCGCTAAAAACATGATCAGGCCTGAATGAACGATTTAAGGACCAAAGCATTGCCTGCATGATATTTCTATGTTCAAACTCATCAAGCTCGCCTCTTGTTGAAATTGAAGGGATTAACAAACCCTCTTTCTCATCCTCATCAAGCGGAGTCTGACCATGAAGGGTGTTGAAATCTAATCCCATAGCGCTTTTGGCAATTCCCGTTTAATCTGTTCCGAACTTTCACGTATAGCATTTTGCATTTGCTCAGATGAAATACCCTGTCCCTCAAGCTGCATAGTTACAGAAGTCCGCTGAACAATTTCAAGGGCAAGTTCCTTAGATCGCCGGTCAATCAGATCATTAATTGAGTTATCAATGGGAATAAATCCGTAGACCAGTTCCATGTTAAGAGCTTTGGCGGCTTCCCGGAGAGTCCTGATGCTTACGGACCCTTCACTCTCTCTGGCTTCCATATCCACCACCCCCTGACGTGTAATGGCGAGTTTCTTGCCAAGCTGACTGGCACTCATCCCAAGTGCATTGCGGATTGCATGAATCCATCCTTTTTCTGGAAAATTCACTTTTCTCAGCACAGATAATGTCTGCAATTTCTGATTAAGGTGCTGAATTTGAATTGATCTTTTATTCATTTTGAGTACGCGTAAAAATATAGCCAAAATGTAAAGTAATAACTTGACAAAAGCAAGTTAAAAAGACAAGTGATAGCTTGTCAAATATTATAAGAAAAGCAAGTTATAGCTTGTCAAATATCCTGGATTCTGGGTTGGCTTTTAAATTTTCTTAAAACCCTCGCTAAGCCGGTCGGTGAAAAATTCTTCGCCGTTATCCTTGGTGTGGATAACCAACAGCCCGGCACGGACCATTTTGACCAGTGTGCGGGAAGCACGGCGGTGGGAGATATTGCATTTTTCGCTGAAGGACTGTACGGAGATGTAGGCATTTTTACTGAGAAGATCAAATGCCTTTTTTTCAAGATCCCCGATGGTGTATTTGATAAGCGGCTTGCCGGAAATTTCAGCTCTCATGATGCGGAGCATTTCCTTGCTGGCGGGTATGCTCTTATCCTCAACCCGGATATATACC of Ignavibacteriales bacterium contains these proteins:
- a CDS encoding mobile mystery protein A, which encodes MNKRSIQIQHLNQKLQTLSVLRKVNFPEKGWIHAIRNALGMSASQLGKKLAITRQGVVDMEARESEGSVSIRTLREAAKALNMELVYGFIPIDNSINDLIDRRSKELALEIVQRTSVTMQLEGQGISSEQMQNAIRESSEQIKRELPKALWD
- a CDS encoding mobile mystery protein B, which translates into the protein MGLDFNTLHGQTPLDEDEKEGLLIPSISTRGELDEFEHRNIMQAMLWSLNRSFRPDHVFSEAFTRELHRRMYGEVWNWAGSYRETNKNIGVDKWQIATEMRKLLDDVKFWYEHKTFTPDETAVRFKHRLVSIHCFPNGNGRHSRLMADIIINKIYDEPVFSWGAKDLIAQGTARTVYLDALRSADREDITPLIKFARS